ctatagtagagaatgagtggaactgttcctcagggggtctatagtgcactgtctgatgtgatacggtagctgacggctgaatggttgcaattttatctctaatagtatcgattttagaagtaaagtagttcataaagtcattactgttgtggtgttgggaaatgtcaacacttgttgaggctttatttttcgttaatttagccactgtattgaataaatacctggggttatgtttgttttcttctaaaagagaagaaaagtaatcagatctagcagtttttaatgcttttctgtaggataggttactttcccggcaagcaatacgaaatacctctagttttgttttcctccagctgcgctccatttttcgggctgctctctttagggtgcgagtatgctcattataccatggtgtcaaactgttttccttaaccttccttaagcgtaaaggagcaactgtatttaaagtgctagaaaagagagagtccatagtttctgttacatcatcaagttgttctgaggttttggttatgctaaggaattcggatacatcaggaagataactcaaaaagcagtcttttgtggtagaagtgatggttcttccatacttgtaacaagaagtagaatttacaattttggctatatgaagtttacacagaactaaataatgatctgagatatcatcacttggctgaataatttcaacactatcaacatcaattccatgtgacagtattaaatctagagtatgatttcgacaatgagtaggtcctgaaacatgttgtctaacagcAATAGAgctcagaatgtctataaatgctgatcccaatgcatctttttcattatcgacatggatattaaaatcaccaactattaaaactttatctgcagccagaactaactcggatgtaaaatcaccaaactctttaataaagtctgtatggtgccctggtggcctgtgtacagtagccagtacaaacataacgggatttatcattaacatttgtttctctggataatgttatatgaagcaccattacttcaaacgagttatacttgaagcctgccctctgagaaatcctgaaaacgttgttataaattgaagcaacacctccccctttgccttttagacgcggctcatgtttataacaataatcttggggggtggactcatttaaaataatgtaatcatcaggttttagccaagtttctgtcaaacagagcacatctatattatgatcagttatcatattatttacaaaaagtgttttcgtagaaatggatctgatattcaataagctagcagacggtcggtttagccagtctgtctgcttcctgacctgggccccagttagtcaagtataaacactaagactatttgccatatttctagacagaagagtggcgccaccccaggagggatgaagaccatctcttttaaacaggtcaggtctgccccaaaagctcgtccaattgtctatgaaacctatgttattctgtgggcaccacttagacatccagccattgagtgatgacaatctgctatgcatctcatcaccacggtaagcagggaggggaccagagcatattacagtgtctgacatcgtgcttgcaagttcacacacctctttaaagttatttttagtgatctccgactggcgaagtcgaacatcattagcgccggcatgaataacaatcttactgtatttacgtttagcattagccagcacttttaaatttgccaagatgtcaggcgctctggctcccggtaaacatttgactatggtggctggtgtctctatattcacgttccgtacaatagaatcgccaataactagagcactttcatcaggtttctcagtgggtgcatcactgagtggggagaacctgtttaatgttttgatcggaacagaagagcaatgttttgacccacgactacgctgcctcaccgtcacccagttgccctgctgcaggggctctgctggaaccggacaatgtacaggaatccctgagctagacgcatccaaagccgtatctagagccctaacattcttactgtcctcaattaaagtttggatgcgtgtctctaattctgagatcttctctgtcagcctaactatttccctgcatttatcacatgtgaatccctcatcagcgacagagatagataaactgtacatgtggcaagaggtgcaaataacgatagcaggcgaagccattactcaccgtgcttgatgaaatattcttactgcggttgtttgatgaacttgtgaaaaactgcaccATCAGAGGcttctgtaaaataaagtttttcccCAGAACTCCATGTTTTGACATATATTCAGAAGAACAGTGCTCTCTTAGATATTTCTAAGTgatcagctgtgtcctgttgcaataattgttcagatattaaaagcagggaatgtgctGTATCATAATGCTTCTGCATTCTGAGAATTGCATTTGATGATGACACACAAACCAGAATGAATACGAGGGAGCTGACTTTGAGAGACAAGCAAGCAATTTAGATGCTAAAAGAACAGAGGAACTCAGAGCTAtgcaaaaaaacaatggtcatggagaaatcaagagtttgaagtgtcctaaaaaaagaaaagaaagaaactacTGGAGACTACAGCAACCAACAATGTCCTGGTCACATATGGACAAACATTAATGTGCACATGGAAGATTAAAGGTGATTATAACCCTATTGGAAAATAGCAGGAAATCTgatggggaaacacaggctctgaGGCTGTATCGTGGATTTTACACTTATGGTCTCTACATATGGAACCCAGTCCTCTACCGCTTCTCACGGAGATGCAAGCAGGACAGAAACTTTAGCTCTTTTTTTGCTCTGATTGTctgcaaaggctcaaatgggcTGTGCTcgaagcactagagacaggtcccggGAGGGTATAGAGGGGGGCAGTGGAGGATTTAGCTTAGGATTTTTAAGGAATCAGGTCATGCACTTCCCTTCCAAGGGGTCATGGTTGGCAGTAATCGCAGCCATGTAGACTTTAAGGGAGGAGGGAAACAGGGAGAGTTTGcacttttcccagttgacccaaaGACCCAACTGTCTGAGGTGTGAGAGCACCAAGTCCCTGTGTTCACACGACTGATCCTGAGACTGAGCTTGTATGAGCCAGATGTTGAGCTAGTTGAGAATAAGAATGGCCTGTTCTCTCACGGGAACAAGGGCTGCCTCCACAACTTTCGCAAGACACTGGGTGACAGGGacagcccgaagggcataacctTGTACTGAAATGCCCTTCCTTCAAACGCAGACCACACGAATGGCCTGTGGCACAGAAGGATCAACACATCGAAGTACGCATCCTTCAGGTCAATCACATCAAACCAGTCTTGGGGACAGATACACACAAAGATGCGTCTTTAAATAAAAGACGTGAATGCTCTTTTAGAGTTTGCTCTTTTAGTGTGCTGAAGTGCACAGGGGAGATGGCCGTCTGcaacacaaacactgcagcggTGCACTACCTGTACTCAAGCTGTGATCAGCGAGATGCAATTATAGCACAACAATGTGCAGTGGCTCCTTtagttacactcaaagtagattggtctctctaagcGGATTCAAGTCTGTTGGTCATCCGATGTGACaccgagagtgaccgactgaaagggaactataaACTCAAATTCCCCTGTTTGCCATCAAAGTTCAATGAGTCAATGTTTCCCTGAAACTTGCTTGGCTGGAGCTACATCTGTAAACCTCTGATGAGAAGCTCTTGTTAAACAGCTCATGCTCCTGAACACAATGAGCAAACTAACATGCAGTGCACTCTATACTGTAGTGTGTCAACAACCAGTCCTGTTTTTGAAGAGTGCTCATGTGCATAAATGTATAAGAAACCCCTAGAGTATCATGAAAGAGGGAACCTGTGAGGAATCAAATGTCAAATAAAGCCAAACTGAAAGGGAAGAAAAACTGAAGTCGTCATCAGGTTCAGCGTTCATTACAGAAGCATCACAGAGATCAGACATCTTTCATATGAAATAAGAGTCAAGCCTGAAGTCTTCTTATTAATTGTTGTGAATATATTCTCATCCTTAAAATTCATATTTacagaattgtattttaaaaacagaatatGTTCCAGGGATAGTACTACTAGGATTCTAGCTCAACTCTTCCTCTGCCTgtatacagtgtcacaaacatacataaatactgctctgtgtgtgtgtgtgtgtgtgtgtgtgcacttggatgggttaaatgcagagacaCCATACGTGACTAAACATAACACAACTTTTACTTTcaaatatatatgatattcaaAATCATCTGAAACATCATGTTGTAGCCACTAGATGCTAATTATTCTAATTCTAGATCCATTTATATTCAGCCACTGTGCAGGTTTGGTTAGCAGTGACTAAAGCACACATCTGTCAGTCTGCAGAAGATCTGGAGACTCAAACACCTGTCTGCTGCTCACCACCCGCTCCTCCACAGCTGCCATCACAATACACTTCATCTGTTTGACACAAActttccttaaagggttagttcgcccaaaaatgaaaattatgtcattaataactcaccctcatgtcgttccaaacccgtgagacctccgttcatcttctgaacacagtttaagatattttagatttagtccgagagctctcagtccctccattgaagctgtgtgtacggtatactgtccatgtccagaaagataagaaaaacatcatcaaagtagtccatgtgacatcagagagtccgttagaatattttgaagcatcaaaaatacattttggtccaaaaatatttgaaagatttgaactctctcacacagacacggaagagaagacaatgctgaataaagtcgttgtttttgctatttttggaccaaaatgtattttctatgcttcaaaatattctaacggaccctctgatgtcacatggactactttgatgatgtttttcttatctttctggacatggacagtagaccgtacacacagcttcaatggagggactgagagctctcggactaaatctaaaatatcttaaactgtgttcagaagatgaacggaggtctcacgggtttggaacgacatgagggtgagttattaatgacataattttcatttttgggtgaactaaccctttaattaatcTTCATCTGACCAAGACCTTCTGTGCTCTAAGTCACCCACAAATCTTTTGCCTTTTCTTTATTTGCCTTTAGCAAAATAGTGTAATATTCTTTTGATGCCTTTTGCAAGACATTGCattgtttcatacttttcatcttcagaaagctCTTTCTTCCTCATCATATTTCATGAGAACTGTGACTTGATTAATAATGTGGAACAACCTCTGTAGAGTTTCCATTTGCCTGAGAAGACCTGGCAAACTATTGATcaaaccagtctgagattgaTCACACTTACCTGAAATGATGCGAGAAACATCACAGACAAACATCGGACTCTTTATTGTACTGAAATCCTATTGATATGTCTCTTGCATAATAATTTGGAACAGGGTGTATAAAGAATTGACATTACTGGGTGATTTGATTCACACGGTATCGTATGGTTTTAAGTGTTCTGTGACGCTTATCTTCTTCAGCTGGTAGATTCCCCTACACATGTGAAATACATCAGGTGCTCTCACAAATAACCCTCATGAATAATCTTTAGCTTCCATATTAGCAAATGACAACACTGCCCACTGTGTTGCTGTGCTAGAGATATAAACTGATCTGAGCAGAAATCACAATTATCTCCAAGTGCTGTatggaaaacaaaaaatatgtgtgagtgtgtgtctctgtgtgagtgtgtgtgtgtctctctgtatgtgtgagtgtgtctctgtgtgtgtgtgtgtctctgtatgtgtgtgtgagtgtgtgtctctgtatgtgtgtgtgtgtgtctctctgcatgtgtgtgtgtgtgtgtgtctctgtatgtgtgtgtgtgtatgtgtgtatgtctctgtgtctctctgcatgtgtatgtgtgtgtgtgagcctcaCTCTCTTCCACTGCACTGGATTCTCtctcacctggggtcagaggtcactggttcATGGCTGTATTCAGCAGACTCGCTCATGGATCTGTCACTgttcagagacacacagctgtgaTCAGCAGATGAAGATCTGTTCTCCATAATGACAAACTGTCTTAGGAAACACAAGAGAACACCTCACAATACTGGGATTATTACTCCAGTAATTACAGTGACAACACAAGAGAATGATGGAGCTTCAGACGTAGCTGCAACAGTTTGTGGAGCAccttttgtttattaaatgtaatgttaaccCATCTGTTTGGTAGTCAAACTATGTTGATTCTGGGCTGAATCGATGGCACACACTGTGATGAGCTCCTCGTGCTGGGCTTATGttgaatacacacacagataCTCTCATGGGAATGAAATACATATCTTCGTGTCACTTTATCACAGCCTTCGCGATATGACTGCGTCATTTACCCATAATGCGATACAtcgatttatattttattcatttgctCACAACGAGACAAAGTTTAATATGATGAACACTGTACAATAACACGACATGATTTCAATAGCCGATCAATTACCTTACCCTGTAGTGTGATATGTATGGCGGTTCTTAAGTCTTCGAAACCTAGTCTTTAATTTCATCAGAATCAAGTCTCCAGTTTACTTTCGATTTCAACACAAAGGAGGCCCAGATTAcacaattcttcttcttctttttcttcttcttcttcttctttggtgtttATTGGCGGTTGGCAACCTAACttattggtgcattaccgccaccgacTGGAATGGAGTATGGGTAaggatattatttgtatatagcttataaataaacaaaaaataaaaaataaaaataaaaaaaacaatcaaaacaaattatattattttgtataatttactTACTttcaaaaatttaataatataatcataCAACTTGCTATCTTTTTTCCCTAATAAACCTGGCAATGTAAAGTCATGATGTTTTGCTATCTTAAGTGACTGAATAAGGTGATGTCTctcattattatatttcatacaaTGAAAAAGTACCTGCTCAACTGTTTCTTGTTGACAACAGTATATGCATTCCCCAGTTGGATGCTTTCCAATCTTATATAGTGTACTATTAAGTCCTGCATGACCTATTCTCATCAGAGCTATAATACTTTTCTTCTCTATGATTCCTGCTCTCCCTCCTCCCAGAACCAACTTGATTTTGTATATTATGTAAGTGTCTGCCTAATTCAGTATCATCCCACTGTATCTGCCATACTGAGTACGCATATTTCCTAATATATGCTTTAGCTTCCATTTTGCTTAATGGAGCTTGTAGATctatctgttttaattttagagtTTGTTTTGCCAGAATATCCACCTTCTCATTTCCTTCCACACCAACATGAGCAGGAACCCAAATGAATTGTGTTTCTTTGCCTTTAACCTTCAAATTATATATCTTATGGAAAATTTCATTAATTATGTCCATTCTAAAAGATGACCTGCCAGATTTGATACTTTCCAGTGCAGAATAACTATCAGATGCAATAACTGTGTACATTATTTCTTTCTCCTCTAACCACTGCAAGGCCAACAATATTGCTAATAACTCTGTTGTATAAACTGACAAATGATTGGTAACTCTTTTCTTGATATAAAAATCATATGTTGGAATATATACAGCTGCCCCTGCATATCCTGTCTCCGGATCTTTTGATCCAtctgtaaataaaaacactgaatctTGGAAATGCAGCTCAAAATAATTCCTCACTATATGACATACTGGAAATTGTTTAGATTTATTATGATTACACACTTCTGCACGCCGAcaatctcttcttcttcttcttcttcttctgaaggGTTAGCTCTGGTGCGTATTCCGCCTCCTACTGGGATGAACCGACCtttctatattttaataaaaaatagaccaaatattatatataactgCTCAACAGTTTCTGTAAGTTCACAGTTACTTTTAAAGCATTATAATATTGTATTACtccataaaaaataactaatttgttTACTTAGTTACTTTATATGGAAAGTATGTGttacgttacttttgcattactttttaatctggacagggcttgcttgtttgtttgtttataaaataaaaaagttatacttTAGGCAAATATAAAAGCCTTTTCACACCGAAAGTGAAATGAATACGCCTCAGGCTGAAATATGAGCTGGGTTTACCAAAAGACATAAGAAGAAAGGATTACTTCGTTAATGTATATTAAACATACTGGAATGCAGTAGGACAGGACAAGGAATTAAATATGTggtttatattttgattaaaacgGGACTAAGGGTATGAAAACAAAATACTGTACATGGGAAGTGAATAGCATTAAAAGATGACAGTAATGCAACATAAAGGATGCAAGCTAAGGTAAaaccagaagaagaagaagaagaagaagaagagaaggtCGTGTGTTGACATGTACAGTGGGTGGCGGTAGCGCGCGAGAATTGATGCGATCCGCCATCAAACGAGGGAAGAAGAAGAGTGACGTCATCACGTCGTCTGTCAGTCGCTGTACGTGTCGAGTCTAGACAGACACACCCTCACATCTTATGGTAACAAAATCAGCCTAATGtttagaataatataataataataataataataataataataataataataataataataatgtttatagaATGACGAGAAATCGCGTGTGTGTGATGAATAGTAGAAGATTTAAACGCATGTCTCGATCCGAGGTTTCGAGAACCAAACTCTGATACAATCACCTGATGATATTCAGCGCGTTTCATCCGAGCTCActtacagctgtgtgtgtgtgtgcgtgttttcaCGTGTCCTATCAGCGTCAGTTGTGTTGTGTCTCTGTCTTCGGTAAATCCTCTCCCGTGTCCTCATGACTGCTGTTAATATAGACTTCTTCTGTATCTGATTTCAGATGCAGCAACTGATTTCGTGAATGGGATATTGAATTTGTTCAGCTCATTTATTCACAACACAGTTTCGCTGATGAAACAAGTTCCAATCAAAGCGACAGCAGAACTGTAGTGTGTTTCTGAGTAACctaaggtttttgtttgtttctgaatcagtccatgtttttgaatgaatcgagTGAGTCATTGATTCAGATTCATCACATTTTCCTCAACATTTCATATCTGTATATtcaacaatatttaaaacattgatCTTCTAACATCATTTATGCGTTTGCAGCTGTGTGTTGTAAATGAATCTGTGGCATCAGTCTGCACATCAACATAATTTCCCTTCAGACTAGTGCTGCAGGATTAATCATGTGATTGTCATGTGTCTCCtcagtaaagatggttctgtgattaacagtaaatgtccatcagctgctcTCAAACGGAGCCGCACTTAGTACAcggccgtagttcactgacaagctatctTCATATCTGTACCCCCATGAGATCCATCGTGCGGCCCTGCTTCAGATGCAGCTCCTGTGTTTCCTCTGCTGTGGAAAGATGCTACAGATGCTACAGTATCTTATCATGCTAACTCCATTAACTGACCAGATTTAGGAATATGATGTGAATTTGATGGGGAAAAGCCTAGCAGGACATGACACAACCTTCTACATTGAGAGTAAATCAATCATGTGattaaatcttcactctggggaATAAATGATGTCTGATATTAGACGATGGCTAATGAATTCTCAGGTTTTACTCACCAGTGTGTGAGTTTGAGGTTAAGTGAAAGTTTAACTCAGATATATGATCACTCACGAACACTGACTGAGCGATTCagagtttgtatttttattagcaTTGAAATAAGTAGATTTTTGATTATATATGCTGTCAATTGTAGTTTTTAGAAAGAATTGAATTGCATTCAGTGCATTTCTTAATTTTTGCACTCATATCTCGAATTTTGGTGCCCTTTCCCCCAAGCTCCCGTTATGTTCAGATTTCCTGACCCCACACACAGGAGACCGCTGCTCACGGACGGGCTCTTAGATCACACATCACTTCATAGTCTCTAACTAAATACCAACGAGAAACATGACTAATGAGCCAAAGCATGATCATATTATTAACAGTATAACAGTGTTGTGCATCCTAGACTCAGCGCTGCTCTTTTAGATTGATCAGATGATCATTAAGAGTTCAGTAATAGAAGCAGCTCCAGTGTGAGAGGAAGCACTGTGCTGGTATAATTGAAGGGCTCTATGTTTCCCATGATGCAGAAAACACGGACAGAATCACGGAATCCATTCATTAAACAGAGTTCACAGTTTAACgtgtgacgctcgcggtgattcAGCGTCTGTCCTGTCACTAAATGAGGATgaaaacacatgaagaacatctccagaactgctctgagagtcccTTCacgagcatctgaccgtttgattcgAGCAGAAGCATCTCATCACACAGAACTGTGGAGATATGcacagcaacccgtcaaaataaaagtcccatctactgtactactactactactagaattaaacagattattttttaaggaataatcacacaacatttcttccatgttttcattttaatagtaaattccctttgtttgcaaaaaaaaagtttgcttaattaaaagacaaataaaatgtataaatatgtttataaataatCTAAGTTGTTTTATgcttcaaataattagacatgctaaaactgAACTTGGTAACAATAAGAAATATTGTGAGAAAATCACCCTAATCATGTCATTTTTGTTAATTAGACTTACtttatgattaataaactttaaaaagGAGTGGAGTAAAATTACAATGGAAAAAACAGAATGCAGAAAAATTAACTAGATGGCCATTTATCTATTCTACATGAAATTCaacgattaaaaaataaatctgtaccAAAACGATGAATAAAGGATgtgatttgtttttgcttttttctgtttttaatacatttgttaaaatcCAACACAGATTCCTGAAGGATACTTTTTTGGATACCATTTGAACAAAATTGTGTTACACATTAGGTCAGAAAGCTTTATTCTCAGCTTGAGGTTTTCCTGCACAAAGAGATCAACCGTCCAGACCATGAGAGGATCAGATCTGTAACCCGGAGTCTGTGCACTTCTTCAGGACTCatgtttgaacacagctcactTCTGTTTGTTTCCACTGATCTTCTGATCTCTGTTCTGACTCAGAGGAAGCTCATTCACTGCTCATACATCAATCACATTACTACAGCCTTCATTACCCGCTCCGTCTCTTGTGTTCAGTTCTGTACACACCAAACATGAGCTGACACACACTCCATCAGCACAGAATATGATCTGAATGTGATGAATGATAATACAGTGTGTGTACATGAGCAATGCCTCACAGGTGTAGTGATCAGCTTCATATGAAAGACTGTAAATAACATGTTTCAGCTACATTATATGACCCAAGCACACACTAGAACACGATCTGAAGTTATTACAGACACTCGGTGAAAGCACAGTATAAATGTGTTGTAGCATGCATTGTCTGTGACGCACACAGGTGATCTAGAGGAGTGACATCTCTGCTTCTGTGTCTTCATCTAGGTTGATTCCTGAGAAGAAGCAGAAAGATGAACGTGTTTGATCGCTCCATAAACTTCAAAGCTCTCTTTAAGTTCTCTCAGATGTGAGTGTGTTGATCAGCTCTGTGTCATTACTGTGCTTGTGCGGGTCTGTCTGATAGTCCTGATGTTatactgatctgtgtgtgtgtgtgtgtgtgtgtgaagcaggtGTAGGGCAGTCTGGCTGTGTGTATGCTGGTGGCTGCCGCCGGCTCCTGGCTCTTCCTCATCACCAGACTGTTCCAGGTGACCTCGCTCTCTCTGGGGTTCTTCAGATGGACGCTGCTGGACGTGTCTCTGATGTGTGTCTTGGTGGTCTTGTCCTCCAGGGTGGGCTGAGCATGCTGGGGTCACTGGCTCTGATGGGCTGGCTGGCCATGACCCCCCACAGCCCTCACACAGAGAGGAAGAGGTTGGCCATCCTCGCTGGCTTTGCTTTCTTCACAGGTCAGAACTTATTCACATCCTCTAACAGCTTCTTTTCCTGGATCACGTGTTCAGAAGACTCACGGTAGCATCTCAATCCTCAAACAGGTCTCGGACTCGGCCCACTTATGGACTACATCATCAGCGTCAACCCGAGGTAAAGCTCCCCGAGCAAAGGGATTACTTCCTGCTGGGGAAGACTTAAAGAATCAGCCATTCTCTACTGATCAGAGTCTGTTACAGCAGTAGGGATCCCCTTCACCTTTACACCCTTCTGT
The genomic region above belongs to Carassius gibelio isolate Cgi1373 ecotype wild population from Czech Republic chromosome A11, carGib1.2-hapl.c, whole genome shotgun sequence and contains:
- the LOC128022712 gene encoding probable Bax inhibitor 1 — protein: MDAAGRVSDVCLGGLVLQGGLSMLGSLALMGWLAMTPHSPHTERKRLAILAGFAFFTGLGLGPLMDYIISVNPSIILTAFLGTSVIFSCFTLSALCAQRRSYLGGERRSGPGVCVCVCVCVCVWFSCWSRCSTCSGPRPCSSRCVT